A region of Campylobacter sp. RM16189 DNA encodes the following proteins:
- a CDS encoding HAMP domain-containing sensor histidine kinase → MLVKNRNFIFLFCLLFVLCVTVLKLLENIYISALLISFLFVAFLFFIIKKDTSKLNVNIENLKNSNSEQDEYKMFFGESKNLQDTIKELREELRKKSKKSIKKSAKIKLRNTQLQGILSSISHEFKNPIAIIQASSQTLLNDKNLNSDMRDKFIEKITRNSQKIVNLIDRLNLKSTESLELNITSFSLLKLVNEVKSELLEKYPNRVINVFKKEIYISADEALIKQVLVNFVENALKYSQKDIEIYFANEAVFVRDSGAGIEQKDIKLVTKKYFKTKSNIKTNSFGLGLYIAKQILRLHGFEMLISSEVGKGSVFGFGYVKKGSDEILDESGQADETN, encoded by the coding sequence ATGCTAGTTAAAAATAGAAATTTTATATTTTTATTTTGCTTGCTTTTTGTGCTTTGCGTAACTGTTTTAAAACTGCTTGAAAATATCTATATAAGCGCACTTTTGATATCTTTTTTGTTTGTGGCTTTTTTGTTTTTTATAATCAAAAAAGACACTAGCAAACTTAATGTAAATATTGAAAATTTAAAAAATTCAAACTCTGAACAAGACGAATATAAGATGTTTTTTGGCGAGAGTAAAAATCTCCAAGATACGATAAAAGAGCTTAGAGAAGAGCTTAGAAAAAAGAGCAAAAAATCCATTAAAAAATCAGCCAAAATAAAGCTTAGAAACACACAACTTCAAGGCATTTTAAGCTCGATTTCTCACGAGTTTAAAAATCCAATCGCAATCATTCAAGCCTCATCTCAAACGCTTTTAAACGATAAAAATTTAAACAGCGATATGAGAGATAAATTTATAGAAAAGATCACCAGAAACTCGCAAAAAATCGTAAATCTGATAGATAGATTAAATTTAAAATCAACCGAAAGCCTAGAGCTAAACATCACAAGTTTTAGCTTACTAAAACTTGTAAATGAAGTTAAAAGCGAGCTTTTGGAAAAATATCCAAATAGGGTGATAAATGTATTCAAAAAAGAGATTTATATAAGTGCCGATGAGGCTCTCATAAAGCAAGTTTTGGTAAATTTCGTTGAAAATGCGCTTAAATACTCTCAAAAAGATATAGAAATTTACTTTGCAAATGAGGCTGTTTTTGTAAGAGATAGCGGCGCAGGAATAGAACAAAAAGATATAAAGCTGGTTACTAAAAAATATTTCAAAACAAAAAGCAATATAAAAACCAACTCTTTTGGCTTAGGGCTTTATATCGCAAAACAAATTTTAAGACTTCACGGCTTTGAAATGCTTATATCAAGCGAGGTCGGCAAAGGATCGGTGTTTGGCTTTGGCTATGTTAAAAAAGGGTCTGATGAAATTTTAGACGAGAGCGGACAAGCGGATGAAACAAATTAA
- a CDS encoding response regulator transcription factor, whose translation MSALIALIDDEKDLLDILEYHLQKAGFEVVGFSSVSKIEQFLEEESVDLLIVDRNLIHAEGAVFVKELRNKGFNTPVIFLSAKDSKEAKLEGFKAGGDDYITKPFDVDDLIVRVKAVLKRTKGESKIYKFKDIVINCETKQVFVADNEINLSKLEMNLLIEFIKNQNIVLSRDYLWDKIWNGEEISEKTINIAIKRLRQKLGNSDYIVSVRAMGYKIC comes from the coding sequence ATGTCTGCGCTAATAGCTTTGATTGATGATGAAAAGGATCTTTTGGATATTTTAGAGTATCATTTACAAAAGGCTGGATTTGAAGTTGTAGGCTTTAGCAGCGTATCCAAGATTGAGCAGTTTTTAGAAGAAGAAAGTGTCGATCTTTTGATAGTGGATAGAAATTTAATCCATGCCGAAGGAGCTGTTTTTGTAAAAGAGCTAAGAAACAAAGGCTTTAACACGCCTGTTATTTTTCTTAGTGCAAAAGACAGTAAAGAGGCTAAGCTCGAGGGTTTTAAAGCCGGCGGAGATGACTATATCACAAAGCCTTTTGACGTGGATGATCTTATAGTTAGAGTTAAGGCTGTTTTAAAGAGAACAAAGGGCGAAAGCAAGATATACAAATTTAAAGATATAGTTATAAATTGCGAAACGAAGCAAGTTTTTGTAGCCGATAACGAGATAAATTTAAGCAAGCTTGAGATGAATTTGCTTATAGAGTTTATAAAAAATCAAAATATAGTTTTAAGCAGAGATTATCTTTGGGATAAAATTTGGAACGGCGAAGAGATAAGCGAAAAGACGATAAATATCGCTATAAAACGCCTTAGGCAAAAGCTTGGAAATAGCGACTATATAGTTTCGGTTAGGGCTATGGGATATAAGATATGCTAG